One Cololabis saira isolate AMF1-May2022 chromosome 12, fColSai1.1, whole genome shotgun sequence DNA window includes the following coding sequences:
- the spo11 gene encoding meiotic recombination protein SPO11 has translation MDCHHCISLSSQDILTRIERVILGVVTSLSKDEAPVLVLPNRSSWANVRFDSAVGLQMTSGHSVTTVRSDCPSSITKFGQILKILSVIYRLVQSNSYSTKRDLYYNDTQLFSSQQTVDRIVDDISCMLKVPRRSLHVLATSKGLISGDLCYLEEDGTKIDCHSSSIAIPVSPNITAITNIVSSAKFILIVEKDATFQKLLDDDFCTKLSPCIMITGKGVPDVNSRLMVRKLWETLHIPIFALVDADPHGIEIMCIYKYGSLAMSFEAHSLTVPSVMWLGLLPSDLQRLRVPKDSLIPLTKKDERKLNSLMKRPYLSNHPAWQREMELMQQNKVKAELQALAAIAPDFLTSIYLPNKLRYGGWV, from the exons ATGGAT TGTCATCATTGTATTTCTCTTTCAAGTCAGGACATTCTGACTCGCATTGAACGGGTCATCTTGGGAGTAGTGACCAGTCTGTCCAAAGACGAGGCCCCGGTCTTGGTTCTGCCCAACAGATCCAGCTGGGCCAATGTGAG GTTCGACAGTGCGGTTGGTCTTCAGATGACTTCAGGACATTCAGTTACTACCGTAAGGAGCGACTGTCCTTCATCTATCACTAAATTTG gGCAAATCCTCAAGATTCTCTCAGTCATCtacagacttgtgcagagcAATTCTTACTCTACGAAGAg AGATCTATACTACAACGATACACAGCTTTTTAGTTCACAGCAAACTGTGGATCGTATAGTAGATGACATCTCTTGCATGCTGAAGGTTCCTCGCAGATCATTGCATGTG CTGGCCACATCCAAGGGTTTAATCTCAGGTGATCTTTGCTATTTGGAGGAGGACGGCACAAAGATCGACTGCCACTCAAGCTCTATT gCTATTCCAGTTTCCCCAAACATCACTGCGATTACAA ATATTGTGTCGTCTGCAAAGTTTATCTTGATAGTTGAGAAGGATGCAACGTTCCAGAAACTGCTGGATGATGACTTCTGCACAAAGCTATCTCCTTGCATCATGATAACA GGTAAAGGCGTGCCTGATGTGAACAGCAGGTTGATGGTCAGAAAACTTTGGGAGACGCTACACATTCCCATCTTCGCCCTGGTCGACGCTGACCCTCATG GCATTGAGATTATGTGCATCTACAAGTACGGATCACTG gcAATGTCATTTGAGGCCCACAGTCTGACTGTCCCCAGTGTTATGTGGCTAGGCCTCCTCCCCTCTGACCTGCAGAG GTTAAGGGTTCCCAAAGATTCCCTGATTCCCCTCACCAAGAAAGATGAAAGGAAACTCAACAGCCTGATGAAACGCCCGTACTTAAGCAACCACCCAGCCTGGCAGAGAGAG atGGAACTGATGCAGCAGAACAAGGTTAAGGCTGAACTACAGGCCCTGGCAGCGATTGCTCCTGACTTCCTCACCAGCATTTACCTGCCTAATAAGCTGCGTTATGGAGGCTGGGTTTGA